A genomic region of Stigmatopora nigra isolate UIUO_SnigA chromosome 16, RoL_Snig_1.1, whole genome shotgun sequence contains the following coding sequences:
- the arfgef1 gene encoding brefeldin A-inhibited guanine nucleotide-exchange protein 1 isoform X1, protein MFEGKKTKNMFLTRALEKILADKEVKKAHHSQLRKACEVALEEIKEESEKLSPPSNDGKSSSGTLPPIKSKTNFIEADKYFLPFELACQSKCPRIVITSLDCLQKLIAYGHLTGSAPDNTAPGKKLIDRIIETICACFQGPQTDEGVQLQIIKALLTAVTSQHIEIHEGTVLQAVRTCYNIYLASKNLINQTTAKATLTQMLNVIFARMENQALTNHKLSWSLACRKRDRQLQEAKQLERERHRQHTEPDSPQTPTPPKAPTRESNGPVAATTPTIASPSTPRNDDGEGGHCRSPTGEGGPVYESPDPENGSDFCVAENEQTEADQATAAAVAAQNAASMEEDLVPNYEEKAQEIVQNILQEVVNTVAGGNCLDPVHLCADTKDPTLEAVPEAALTPAEDGESTPGSDGEHVHANGIPGTPISASFTPSLPDDRLSLSSTDTQESGATPGQPPGAKFSHILQKDAFLVFRSLCKLSMKPLSDGPPDPKSHELRSKVLSLQLLLSILQNAGPIFKTNEMFINAIKQYLCVALSKNGVSSVPEVFDLSLSIFLTLLSHFKTHLKMQIEVFFKEIFLYILETSTSSFDHKWMVIQTLTRICADAQSVVDIYVNYDCDLNAANIFERLVNDLSKIAQGRGGHELGTTPPQELTLRKKGLECLVSILKCMVEWSKDQYVNPNSQTSLGQEKPSEQDSGESRAPETINRYGSLNSLDSTASSGIGSYSTQMSGTDNPEQFEVLKQQKEIIEQGIDLFNKKPKRGIQYLQEQGMLGTTPEDLAQFLHQEERLDSTQVGEFLGDNERFNKEVMYAYVDQMDFLGKDFVSALRMFLEGFRLPGEAQKIDRLMEKFAARYLECNQGQTLFASADTAYVLAYSIIMLTTDLHSPQVKNKMTKEQYIKMNRGINDSKDLPEEYLSAIYDEIAGKKIAMKETKELTMKSSKQSVASEKQRRLLYNVEMEQMAKTAKALMEAVSHVQAPFTSATHLEHVRPMFKLAWTPFLAAFSVGLQDCDDTEVASLCLEGIRCAIRIACIFSIQLERDAYVQALARFTLLTASSGISEMKQKNIDTIKTLITVAHTDGNYLGNSWHEIMKCISQLELAQLIGTGVKARYISGTVRGKEGFVTSAKDQSNDEYLGLGKCPPFPKPKQTKHNVKRNLRLAAGGTVDRKQIASIQESIGETSSQSVVVAVDRIFTGSTRLDGNAIVDFVRWLCAVSMDELASPTHPRMFSLQKIVEISYYNMGRIRLQWSRIWEVIGDHFNKVGCNSNEDVAIFAVDSLRQLSMKFLEKGELANFRFQKDFLRPFEHIMKKNRSPTIRDMVVRCIAQMVNSQAANIRSGWKNIFSVFHLAASDQDGGIVELAFHTTGHIVTNVFEKHFAATIDSFQDAVKCLSEFACNAAFPDTSMEAIRLIRHCAKYVSGRPQAFKDYTSDDMNVAPEDRVWVRGWFPILFELSCIINRCKLDVRTRGLTVMFEVMKTYGHTFEKHWWQDLFRIVFRIFDNMKLPEQQTEKAEWMTTTCNHALYAICDVFTQYFESLSDVLLDDILAQLYWCVQQDNEQLARSGTNCLENVVILNGEKFSAETWEKTCNCMLDIFKTTIPHALLTWRPLEGDHFDKQDSISQKSLDEQRSINSMDSRRQSQQSVGLGPIEDAARGRNSTRAQEQRLFGALLIKCVVQLELIQTIDNIVFFPATSKKEDAENLAAAQRDAANASDVAAEAPDQGMFRYLTSQQLFKLLDCLMESHRFAKAFNSNNEQRTLLWKAGFKGKSKPNLLKQETGSLACGLRILFRMYTDETRQDAWEEVQRRLLDVCGEAVAYFLALTSESHREAWTNLLLLFLTKVLKISDQRFKAHASRYYPLLCEIMQLDLIPELRSVLRKFYLRIGLVFGIAPELQPQPTLQDNLEEVQ, encoded by the exons ATGTTTGAGGGCAAAAAGACGAAAAACATGTTCCTCACTCGAGCTTTGGAGAAGATTTTAGCCGATAAGGAGGTGAAGAAAGCCCACCACTCCCAGCTACGTAAAGCCTGCGAAGTGGCACTCG AGGAAATCAAGGAGGAGTCAGAAAAATTAAG TCCGCCCAGCAACGATGGGAAATCAAGTTCAGGCACTTTACCGCCAATCAAATCCAAGACCAACTTTATCGAAGCCGACAAGTACTTCTTGCCGTTCGAGTTGGCGTGTCAGTCCAAATGTCCACGCATCGTCATCACATCGCTCGACTGTTTACAG AAGCTGATCGCCTACGGCCACCTGACAGGCAGCGCTCCAGATAATACAGCGCCGGGCAAAAAGCTAATAGATCGAATCATCGAGACCATCTGTGCTTGCTTTCAAGGGCCGCAGACAGATGAGGGAGTGCAGCTACAAATCATCAAA GCCCTGCTAACGGCGGTGACGTCGCAGCACATCGAAATCCACGAAGGCACCGTGCTGCAGGCCGTGCGTACCTGCTACAACATCTACCTAGCCAGCAAGAACCTCATCAACCAGACCACGGCTAAAGCCACGCTAACACAGATGCTCAACGTTATCTTCGCCCGTATGGAGAACCAAGCG CTTACAAATCACAAGCTATCTTGGTCCCTGGCCTGCAGAAAGCGTGACCGCCAG TTGCAGGAAGCAAAGCAGCTAGAACGAGAACGGCACCGGCAGCACACAGAACCCGACTCGCCTCAAACTCCCACGCCACCCAAAGCGCCCACACGAGAGTCAAACGGACCGGTCGCCGCCACCACCCCGACTATCGCCTCGCCTTCGACGCCACGGAACGATGACGGCGAGGGCGGCCATTGCCGCTCCCCTACAGGGGAAGGCGGGCCCGTTTACGAAAGCCCCGATCCGGAAAATGGTTCGGATTTCTGCGTGGCAGAGAATGAGCAGACGGAAGCCGACCAGGCCACGGCGGCGGCAGTAGCGGCGCAGA ATGCAGCTAGTATGGAGGAAGACCTTGTTCCCAATTATGAAGAAAAAGCCCAAGAGATAGTACAGAACATACTGCAAGAAGTGGTCAACACTGTGGCGGGAG GTAACTGTTTGGACCCGGTCCACCTCTGCGCGGACACCAAGGATCCGACATTGGAGGCGGTCCCTGAAGCCGCCTTGACCCCGGCGGAAGACGGGGAGAGCACGCCGGGCAGCGACGGCGAGCACGTTCACGCCAACGGCATCCCTGGCACGCCCATTTCCGCCAGCTTCACGCCGTCGCTGCCGGACGACAGGCTGTCCCTGTCGTCCACCGACACTCAG GAATCGGGAGCGACGCCAGGTCAACCACCCGGCGCCAAATTCTCACACATTCTCCAGAAAGACGCCTTCCTGGTATTTCGTTCACTTTGTAAGCTGTCCATGAAGCCTCTGTCGGACGGACCGCCGGATCCCAA ATCACACGAACTTCGGTCCAAGGTGCTGTCCCTGCAGCTGCTGTTGTCCATCCTTCAGAACGCCGGCCCTATTTTCAAGACCAACGAGATGTTCATTAACGCCATCAAACAGTACCTGTGTGTGGCGCTCTCCAAAAACGGGGTGTCATCTGTGCCGGAGGTCTTTGACCTGTCGTTGTCCATCTTCCTCACCCTGCTGTCGCACTTTAAGACCCACCTCAAGATGCAAATTGAG GTTTTCTTCAAGGAGATTTTTCTCTACATTCTGGAGACGTCCACAAGCTCTTTTGACCACAAATGGATGGTCATCCAAACTCTCACCAGAATATGTGCAG ACGCTCAGAGCGTGGTGGACATCTACGTCAACTACGACTGCGACTTGAACGCCGCCAACATCTTCGAGCGGCTGGTCAACGACCTCTCCAAAATAGCGCAGGGGCGCGGCGGTCACGAGCTAGGCACCACGCCTCCGCAG GAGCTgactttgagaaaaaaaggcctGGAATGTCTGGTGTCCATCTTGAAATGCATGGTGGAGTGGAGTAAGGACCAGTATGTCAACCCAAACTCCCAAACTAGCCTTG GTCAAGAAAAGCCATCGGAGCAGGATAGTGGCGAAAGTCGGGCCCCCGAGACCATCAATCGCTATGGGAGCCTCAACTCGCTGGACTCCACCGCCTCGTCGGGCATCGGCAGCTACAGCACGCAAATGTCGGGTACCGACAACCCCGAGCAGTTTGAAGTCCTCAAGCAGCAAAAGGAGATTATCGAGCAGGGAATTGATCT GTTCAACAAGAAACCAAAGAGGGGGATTCAGTACCTTCAAGAGCAAGGCATGCTGGGAACAACTCCGGAAGACCTGGCTCAATTTCTCCATCAAGAGGAGCGCCTTGATTCG ACTCAAGTGGGCGAGTTTCTCGGCGATAATGAGCGCTTCAACAAGGAAGTGATGTACGCATACGTGGATCAAATGGACTTTCTAGGCAAAGACTTTGTGTCGGCGCTGAGGATGTTCCTGGAGGGCTTCCGGCTACCCGGCGAGGCTCAAAAGATCGACCGGCTCATGGAGAAGTTTGCCGCCAGATACCTGGAGTGCAATCAAGG GCAAACCCTTTTTGCCAGCGCGGATACCGCCTATGTGCTGGCGTACTCCATCATCATGCTGACGACTGATCTTCACAGTCCACAA gtgaaaaacaaaatgacaaaagagcAGTACATCAAAATGAACCGGGGAATCAACGACAGCAAAGACCTCCCAGAAGAGTACTTGTCGGCCATCTATGACGAAATCGCCGGCAAAAAGATCGCCATGAAGGAGACCAAGGAGCTGACCATGAAATCCAGCAAGCAGA GCGTAGCCAGCGAGAAGCAGCGGCGATTGCTGTACAACGTGGAGATGGAGCAGATGGCTAAGACGGCCAAAGCCTTGATGGAGGCCGTCAGCCATGTGCAGGCGCCGTTCACCAGCGCCACCCACCTGGAGCATGTGCGACCAATGTTTAAG CTGGCGTGGACGCCGTTCCTCGCCGCGTTCAGTGTGGGTCTTCAGGACTGTGATGACACAGAGGTGGCGTCCCTGTGTCTGGAAGGGATACGCTGCGCCATCAGGATAGCGTGCATATTTTCTATTCAG ttgGAGCGAGACGCCTACGTCCAAGCGCTGGCCAGATTCACCTTGCTCACGGCCAGCTCGGGCATCTCTGAaatgaaacagaaaaacattGACACCATCAAGACGCTCATCACTGTGGCACACACAGACGGGAACTACCTGGGCAACTCCTGGCATGAG ATCATGAAGTGCATCAGTCAACTGGAGCTAGCGCAACTCATCGGTACAGGTGTGAAGGCACGCTACATTTCGGGAACAGTGCGCGGCAAGGAGGGCTTTGTGACTAGCGCCAAGGACCAGAGCAACGATGAGTACCTGGGATTGGGTAAGTGTCCGCCGTTTCCCAAACCAAAGCAGACGAAACATAACGTAAAACGAAACCTCCGCTTGGCAGCTGGTGGCACAGTCGACCGCAAGCAAATTGCTAGCATCCAGGAGTCCATTGGAGAAACTAGCTCGCAAAGTGTGGTGGTGGCTGTGGACAG gatatttACGGGCTCAACCAGACTTGACGGCAATGCGATAG TGGATTTTGTACGCTGGCTGTGCGCCGTGTCCATGGATGAGCTGGCCTCGCCCACGCACCCACGCATGTTCAGCCTACAGAAGATCGTGGAGATTTCTTACTACAACATGGGCCGCATCCGACTGCAGTGGTCCAGGATCTGGGAGGTCATCGGGGACCACTTTAATAAAGTGGGCTGCAACTCCAATGAAGATGTGGCCATTTTTGCCGTGGATTCGCTCAGGCAGCTGTCCATGAAGTTTTTGGAGAAAGGCGAGCTGGCCAACTTCAGATTCCAGAAGGATTTCCTCAGGCCGTTTGAACATATCATGAAGAAGAACAG ATCTCCTACAATCAGAGACATGGTGGTCCGCTGCATCGCCCAAATGGTCAACTCCCAAGCGGCCAACATCCGTTCAGGCTGGAAGAACATCTTCTCCGTGTTCCACCTGGCGGCGTCCGACCAGGACGGGGGCATCGTGGAACTGGCCTTCCACACCACGGGGCACATCGTCA CGAATGTATTCGAGAAGCACTTTGCGGCCACCATCGACTCGTTCCAGGATGCCGTCAAGTGCCTTTCGGAGTTTGCTTGCAACGCCGCATTTCCCGACACCAGCATGGAAGCCATTCGCCTCATAAGACATTGCGCCAAATACGTCTCGGGGAGGCCACAGGCCTTCAAAGACTACACCAGCGACGACATGAATGTAGCGCCGGAAGACCGGGTGTGGGTACGAGGCTGGTTCCCAATTCTCTTTGAGCTCTCCTGTATCATCAACAGGTGCAAGCTGGATGTAAGAACCAG GGGGTTAACTGTCATGTTTGAGGTGATGAAGACGTACGGACACACTTTCGAGAAGCACTGGTGGCAGGACCTGTTCAGAATTGTCTTCAGGATTTTCGACAACATGAAGCTCCCCGAGCAGCAGACTGAG AAAGCAGAATGGATGACCACCACCTGTAACCATGCGCTCTACGCCATCTGCGATGTATTCACGCAGTATTTTGAGTCCCTCAGCGACGTTTTGCTAGACGACATCTTAGCTCAGCTCTACTGGTGTGTGCAGCAAG ATAATGAACAGCTGGCTCGCTCTGGGACCAACTGCTTGGAGAACGTTGTCATTCTGAACGGCGAGAAATTTTCCGCTGAGACATGGGAAAAAACCTGCAACTGCATGCTTGACATTTTCAAGACCACCATCCCTCATGC CCTGTTAACATGGAGACCATTGGAAGGCGACCATTTTGACAAGCAG GACTCCATTTCCCAGAAGTCTCTGGACGAGCAGAGATCTATCAACAGCATGGACAGTCGTCGTCAGAGCCAACAAAGCGTCGGCCTTGGTCCGATTGAGGATGCCGCCAGGGGCAGGAACTCCACCA GGGCGCAAGAGCAACGATTATTTGGTGCCTTGCTCATCAAGTGCGTGGTGCAGCTCGAGCTCATCCAGACCATCGACAACATCGTATTCTTCCCCGCCACTAGCAAAAAGGAAGACGCCGAGAACTTAGCCGCGGCCCAG CGAGACGCGGCTAATGCGTCAGATGTAGCGGCAGAAGCGCCAGACCAGGGAATGTTTCGTTACCTGACATCACAACAGCTCTTCAAATTGCTGGACTGCCTGATGGAATCGCATCGTTTCGCCAAGGCTTTTAACTCCAACAACGAGCAGAGGACACTGCTCTGGAAAGCCG GATTTAAAGGCAAGTCCAAACCTAACCTGTTGAAGCAGGAGACGGGCAGCCTGGCATGCGGCTTGCGAATCCTCTTCCGCATGTACACTGACGAGACAAGGCAGGATGCCTGGGAGGAGGTTCAGAGACGACTGCTAGA CGTATGTGGTGAGGCAGTGGCATACTTCCTGGCATTGACTTCGGAAAGCCACAGGGAAGCTTGGACCAACCTCCTTCTTCTATTTCTGACTAAAGTTCTGAAGATTAGTGACCAAAGG TTCAAGGCCCATGCATCGCGTTACTACCCGTTACTGTGCGAGATCATGCAACTGGACCTGATTCCGGAGCTCCGCTCTGTCCTGAGGAAATTCTACTTGCGGATTGGCCTCGTTTTCGGTATTGCGCCCGAGCTTCAACCGCAACCGACCCTTCAGGATAACCTGGAAGAAGTTCAGTGA